In Cucurbita pepo subsp. pepo cultivar mu-cu-16 chromosome LG10, ASM280686v2, whole genome shotgun sequence, the DNA window ATATTGTGTAGAAGTTAAATGAAGTTTGCAGTAATGATCATTTGAGTCAATGATCAATCTTTCTATATCTGTTACGAATCTAGTTTGGTGCTTCTGCAGCCTTATTCTTTTCCCTCCTCTAGCCTAGGAATTCACGTTGTTCGCtaagaaaattaatacttTAGGAACTCCAATATCAGTCATTGAGTCTAAAAAACTAACAAAATCCATAAACCTTTACAGTTCATAGCCACCCCATACATATGTGATATGTAACTCCAATTTGATTACAACGCTTATGCATACCCATTAAATTGGTCTTAGTGTTCTATTTTCCCAATCCTCATTGAGCAAGGAAATGCTAATTGGTATCCTAAGAATTCAATTTAACTGTACCatgttgttgagtttttcattctttctttcatcggtcttgtttcttttcttcatttatttcttttctcctttctgcCTTTTCTGGTGGTAGTTGGAGGGATTTGGATGATACTCAGCTGAAGTTAGCTTGTTTCCCCCCGAAGTGCGAATCATATGCATTGCTGAActaaatataactttttattcTGTTAGATCTCTGGACCACTTCTTGATGAAAGCCAAGTAAGGTGCGTCGTGGATGAGATTAAACATGTCATCACTGCTAGTTCATCAAGAAAGCATGAAAGAATGGAGCGAACAAAAGCAGAAGATTTTGATGCAGATGAGAGAGAATTGCTGGACGAAGAAAATGATCTAGAGGAAGAAGTTTTCGATCAGGTAACTCATCGTGATGGATATGCCATCTTATGCTACTTGGTAGTTTTTTGAGGTCTATTTAAGGATCAGTTTGAGAATAAGGTCGTATAccttatttttgtattttgatcAGGTTGGTGATTGTTTGGGAACTTTGATCAAGACTTTCAAGGCCTCATTCTTGCCTATGTTTGATGAGCTCTCATCTTATTTGACACCTATGTGGGTAAGTTTCTTGAACACTTTCATCTTTCTATAACGtttcataattttgattaaaaaatagcCACCATTCTGAATGTACACGAGTTTTTCATTCTCTACGATTTTTGTTCAATGACTTCTGttttaatatattacaaaGGTGTCAAGTTGTGGGCACAAAGTAGTCAATCACTTCACTTGATAAAAATGacatataatttgtttttaagtgGACGATTCCAAAATATGTGAGGCTTCTCGCATTTATTCCGTCAACTTCTTCATTCACTGTTTATAGCTAGAACTCAAAAGTGAATGATGTGTTCTTTTGATTTGCAACTCGTACATATTGGGTAGTggaaacaaatttattttttgtgtatCTGAAAGTACTTGACCCCCTAATATTCAAGATATTCGGTGTGCAGGGTAAGGATAGAACAGCAGAGGAGAGGAGGATAGCAATATGTATTTTTGATGATCTTGTTGAGCATTGCCGTGAAGCGGCCCTCAGGTAATCATTTCGTCGTAATTTACTCTCTATGAGcattttatcttaatttttcaaatgtgAATCAGGTATTATGATACCTACCTTCCTTTCTTGTTGGAGGCTTGCAATGATGAGAATCCTGATGTCCGTCAGGTTCGTTCTGCCTTCAAATGGTTGTAAGCGATGATTTTCCTATTACCTGACAAGCTTTATCTAATTCAGCCAGTATTCTATTTACAGGCCGCTGTTTATGGTATCGGTGTCTGTGCCGAGTTTGGTGGATCTGTATTCAAACCACTCGTTCAAGGTTGGATTCATTACATCCTTCGTTTTTTGAGCTGTCGAGTTCCCTTCATTATAAATGGTCGTTGAATTTGttgtcttctctttcttttgtgAAGAGGCCCTTTCTAGGTTGGATGTTGTGATACGGCACCCTAATGCACAACATTCTGAAAATATCATGGCATATGACAATGCTGTTTCAGCTCTTGGAAAGATATGTCAGTTCCACAGAGATAGTATAAATGGATCTCAGGTTTGTGTCTGTCTTCAGCAGCATCTCTTTCATagtttttaaactaaattcattcatattcatTTCAAATGAACTCGCTCTTTCTTTTCGTTTAGCGTAAATGTTAAGATAAAGATTTTATGATGGTGTTTTTTTGAGTTTATATTCATGCATTTCTGTGAAATATGCGAAACACGATAATCTGGAGTATCTGTTTAGGTTGTAACTCGAAAGAAAACGTTTTTATTTACCCCAAACTCTGTGAAGCTATCCAGTGAATTGATTTCTCGACCGAAATACCTCAAGCTTAGGATTTTCGTTGTGTTCTCGTTTGTCATAAAACATGCCAAGTTCGTAACTCGTATTCTATTTATTGCATCTATGGATCCCGTTCTGAACTACATCGCTTTCACGGTATTTGTACAAGGAGTTTGTACACTTATTTCTGTGTCTTATTTGGCAGTTGGTTCCTGCTTGGCTAGGCTGCTTGCCTATCAAGGGTGATTTAATTGAGGCAAAGATAGTGCACGATCAGCTCTGTTCAATGGTTGAAAGGTAGAAGTCTTGCTTCCACAAGACATTGTAGTATTCAATTTTATTCGCCTAATTCATTGCTGCTGATGTTTTCCTCCATTTAATTAACAGGTCCGATAAAGAACTCTTGGGTCCCAACAATCAATATCTTCCCAAAATTGTTTCGATTTTTGCTGaggtatgtatatatgtatgctATATCTTAAAACATGGTGAAAGCAATCGCCCGAGTACACAAATGTTTTGTATGCTTTGATTTCTCAATTCTTGGGATGCTGTTGATCTAGGTCCTATGTGCGGGTAAGGATCTTGCGACGGAGCAAACTGCGAGTAGAATGGTAAACCTTTTGAGGCAGCTTCAGCAAACTCTACCACCGTCCACGCTAGCATCGACCTGGTCGTCTTTGCAACCACAACAGCAGCTTGCACTTCAGTCAATCCTCTCATCCTAGTGTAATTTGGATTGGCAAGACAGGTCATTCTTTGTTCCAGATTGTGTCGAATCCTGAGTTGGATATGTCTCTTGAATTGGGTTGGCTGTGTGTGTTTTCTGGTATTTTTGGAAGCATTTTACCCCCAACAATGTCATCCCTTTTTGCATTGCTCAAGCACAGTGGTGGTCATCCCTTGAAGAAAGCTGCTGCTGCTCCTGCACTGGCGTCGAGTGTTTTTATCGTCCcgtcatttatttaatatttattttttgtgcgCATCGATTTTGCACGGTCTGTGAAGGCTACTACGTTATAGAGTTGATATATAGTTTGTGTATAGTACGAAATTATTGGTGAACCAGTTCCTACTCTTGAGGAAAAGAGTGAAGCAGCAAGCTAAAACAATGTCGAGTGGTTACTTATTATTGAGGCTTTGAAGTTTTGGAGAAGAGTGAGGTCGAAGCGTCGTGTCATTGAGatccaaaaatttaagaaattattctTTGTTTGCCATAATGTCTTGGTTTTTGtacctaaattttttatatcatttgcTTATTAGGTTATTATAATGTGTCTCGTAGAGACTTGCCCTTGGTAGAATCTTTATTTAAACGAAGAATGGGGGAGTGGAGACCCGCTCACAATGGGGTATGGAATCCCaatttaaatgaagaatgGTGAACAGGGACGAGGACTTGCCCATGAGAAAGGAAGGTACAACTATAGCAGTACACTTGGAGTGCGTTAAGGTAGGAACTAGATCACTAACGTATTATTCCCTTGTTTAGCTTGGAACGACTCACTTCGGTTCAACCTTCCCTATCATAAGCCAAATGACGGCTAAGCCTCTCCAAAAGCACATTTTAGAACTTCATAATATTAAGTCGCACTAGAAGTAttgattcatttcttttcGAGGATGAACTTCGACTATTTCCTTCATACTCATACTATTACTTTACCAATCTCTCACTGTTGATATCAACTACTTAATATACGTGCATATGGATTCTAGCCAAAGCTTccaaaaatatctatttaacAACtccattcattttaaataaatttcaaatatttatgttaaataaaGTGGAAGATAGGCATATTGTAAGGAGACAACAACCAAatccttttttaattacaaaaattaatttttaaattttttttattccttattattcaattcttttatttcttttctcacttaaaaaaaaaaaaaaaagggtaatttataaattcattcaattatatttaataattattatatcaatagtcctcatcttttaaaaaatttactagaaaattaatttatagtcTTAAGTTCAATCGGTTAACCGTTAAccgctctaccactgagctactGAGGAACAACAGTAAATTAGGTTTCAGAGAATTTAATTCTCGTTCTCAACCCACAACCAATATGAGTTCGAGGTTTCCTTCGAAACTCCTGGAACTTCTTCGTAGTGGTTCCGTTCCATGCCTCATTTCATAGAGAACCTCAAAGTGGCTCTATTTCATTATATTCCATCCATATCTCAATTCCGTTCATTTAACATTTTTGTGGTATCATTGAGATAAGAGATGTCGTTTCTAGTCTATATGTTTATACTTCTATATTCGTTTGGCTCTATTTCTAAAGTATAACACATTAGTCTTTTAATGAAACGATTCGATAAACGACCCATTCAAGCATAGTTCAGTAGATAAAATTGTTATATCGAAAATTAATAGCTTGACCTTTTATCCCATCAATGTTAAACTcgaaaagaaatttataataaattgttaaatttgtaatttcataaatattgtGACATCGAGTAAAAGaagagtacatgaatgaatcgagaccACATCCGAATGAGAGCAGTCTTGAGGATAACATGACTaagaaaatcttaaaaagaaaatgaaagttactacttATACCAACAAAGTGCACGTCTCTTTTCGGTCGCTCAATTATAGAAACTTCATAGTTAAACGTACTTTACTTCGACCCATTCTTATTTTTCGGTCGCTCAATCTTAAAAACTTCATAGTTAAACGTACTTTACTTCGACCCATTCTTATTTTTCGGTCGCTCAATCTTAAAAACTTCATAGTTAAACGTACTTTACTTCGACCCATTCTTATTTTTCGGTCGCTCAATCTTAAAAACTTCATAGTTAAACGTACTTTACTTCGACCCATTCTTATTTTTCGGTCGCTCAATCTTAAAAACTTCATAGTTAAACGTACTTTACTTCGACCCATTCTTATTTTTCGGTCGCTCAATCTTAAAAACTTCATAGTTAAACGTACTTTACTTCGACCCATTCTTATTTTTCGGTCGCTCAATCTTAAAAACTTCATAGTTAAACGTACTTTACTTCGACCCATTCTTATTTTTCGGTCGCTCAATCTTAAAAACTTCATAGTTAAACGTACTTTACTTCGACCCGACCCATTGTTAAAGAGccaccattttctttatcCTTATTctcatcattaatttttatttaattaaattttatagagatattttgaattttcattcttAGGCCTCCAAATGGCAGCATTTTGTGCATCCAtgactttctctctctaatgcTTGACTTGGTTTCAGgtcaagagagagagaaactgtGTAATTACTTTCTTGCCCTTGTATTATTATTCTTGGTCAATCTTTGACTCTCCGACCATAAAAGCCATTTGGTGtttacatcaaaattatttcgGAGAATACATGAGTTGTATGCAAAATTCTAGAGTTGTCCAAGGGCGAAATGGGAAATCCTAAATTTCGTCCGtcttctatttcaatttttattcctacgatctatatatatacacgtgCGTGTGTCATACCGTCTTTAGCCCAATTTCAGTAACGAGAATAAGTCTCTTCCCATCTCTCATTATTCTACGTTTAAATGAGAATTTTCACCCGTTTAGCGCGAGTCTTCAGTGGACATAAACTATTTGCATTCTCATCGATCAAATTGACCAATTTTTATAGGTTGAATGAATGTTTTTACGTCAATATGAGTTATATTTTGAACATGGTCAATAGTCGAAATCATATTATTTAACCGtagtataataataaattttaaaaaccgttCAAAATCTAGAGCAAAGCACAACTTTTAGACTCAGTATTTAACTgaaaaatctatttaaaaaGTCAACCAAACATCAAAATGATTTATAACCGAACACTTTAAGTAGTATTCATAACTACAACGTTTTTACCCGGATAAAATACCTTCTAGAAGCCTTAGTCAACCCATAAAATNaaaaaaaaaaaaaaaaaaaaaaaaaaaaaaaaaaaaaaaaaaaaacttttaaaattcaataattttgaattccaaaaattaaaaaaaaaaaattaaaagtcaaaTCTTTTAATCTCCATTTCACATAAATCCCCAATTCCCAATTTTCCATCAAACaaatattcttcttcttcaatggaaATTAACTTCCAGTCGCCGGAGACCCACGGCGGAGCCGCTGTACCAGTGGTCAAAACAAGCAAATTCAAAGGCAAAACCAGAGGGAACAACGGCAACAAGTTCGTCGGAGTCCGGCAGCGGCCGTCGGGCAGATGGGTGGCGGAAATCAAAGACACGACAAGAAAAATCCGAATGTGGTTAGGAACATTCGAGACTGCCGAGGAAGCCGCTCGTGCCTACGATGAAGCCGCCTGTCTTCTCCGAGGTTCGAACACAAGAACTAATTTCTTCATCCCACAAATCTCCACTAATTCCCCAATCGCCTCTCGAATCCGCACCCTTTTAAACAGCAAAAAGCCCCTCGAAAATCcccccgccgccgccgcctccgccgccgtcCC includes these proteins:
- the LOC111804462 gene encoding ethylene-responsive transcription factor RAP2-11-like, with amino-acid sequence MEINFQSPETHGGAAVPVVKTSKFKGKTRGNNGNKFVGVRQRPSGRWVAEIKDTTRKIRMWLGTFETAEEAARAYDEAACLLRGSNTRTNFFIPQISTNSPIASRIRTLLNSKKPLENPPAAAASAAVPAPTIQDGRMFDGDYKPDMTNCSEKTEMGSCCSSDSCRFVDGFWNSEDLELCDFERMKFERQISGCLYAMNGVHEYMEAVHEASESIWDIPPLCSLFG